The following proteins come from a genomic window of Ferrovibrio sp. MS7:
- the lpdA gene encoding dihydrolipoyl dehydrogenase yields MAEQAFDVVVIGAGPGGYTAAIRAAQLGFTVACIEKDAGLGGTCTNVGCIPSKALLHSSELYHEATHGFAQHGIKVGKIEIDLPAMMAQKQSVVTSSNKGIEFLFKKNKVTRFLGEASLLGGGKVQVGEDTLTAKHIILAPGSEVTPLPGIDIDEEKVVSSTGALKLAAVPKTMVVIGGGVIGLELGSVWSRLGAEVTVVEFLDRILPTNDGEVSKQMQRVLTKQGMKFKLGTKVTSAKASKKGVTLTVAPAAGGDAEELNADVVLVSIGRRPYTKGLGLGKAGVELDERGRIKVDDHFATTAPGIYAIGDCIRGAMLAHKAEEEGVVLTEMLAGQKPHINYDAIPGVVYTWPEVASVGKTEEELKAAGVQYKTGKFPFTANARARAMTMTDGFVKILEDAATQKIVGCHIIGADAGHIIQEIVQAIEFGASAEDVFRTVHAHPALTEAVKEAALAVEGRPINI; encoded by the coding sequence ATGGCTGAGCAAGCGTTCGACGTCGTCGTCATCGGCGCCGGTCCCGGCGGCTACACCGCCGCGATCCGCGCAGCCCAACTTGGCTTCACCGTGGCCTGCATCGAAAAGGATGCAGGCTTGGGCGGCACCTGCACCAATGTCGGCTGCATCCCGTCCAAGGCCCTGCTGCATTCCTCGGAACTCTATCACGAGGCCACCCATGGCTTCGCGCAGCACGGTATCAAGGTCGGCAAGATCGAGATCGACCTGCCGGCGATGATGGCGCAGAAGCAGAGCGTGGTGACTTCTTCGAACAAGGGCATCGAGTTCCTGTTCAAGAAGAACAAGGTTACGCGCTTTCTGGGCGAAGCTAGCCTGCTGGGTGGTGGCAAGGTGCAGGTCGGCGAGGATACGCTCACCGCGAAGCATATCATCCTGGCGCCGGGTTCCGAGGTGACGCCGCTGCCGGGCATCGATATCGACGAGGAGAAAGTGGTTTCCTCGACCGGCGCGCTGAAGCTTGCTGCCGTGCCGAAGACCATGGTCGTCATCGGCGGCGGCGTGATCGGCCTTGAGCTTGGCTCGGTGTGGAGCCGGCTTGGCGCCGAGGTCACGGTGGTGGAATTCCTCGACCGCATCCTGCCGACCAATGACGGCGAAGTTTCCAAGCAGATGCAGCGCGTGCTGACCAAGCAGGGCATGAAGTTCAAGCTCGGCACCAAGGTCACGTCGGCCAAGGCGTCGAAGAAGGGCGTCACGCTTACCGTCGCGCCGGCTGCCGGCGGCGACGCGGAAGAACTCAACGCCGATGTGGTGCTGGTCAGCATCGGCCGCCGTCCCTATACCAAGGGCCTCGGCCTGGGCAAGGCCGGCGTCGAACTGGACGAGCGCGGCCGCATCAAGGTGGACGATCACTTCGCCACCACGGCGCCAGGCATCTATGCCATCGGCGACTGCATCCGGGGCGCCATGCTGGCACACAAGGCCGAGGAAGAAGGCGTGGTGCTGACGGAAATGCTGGCCGGCCAGAAGCCGCATATCAACTACGATGCCATTCCGGGCGTGGTCTACACCTGGCCGGAAGTGGCGAGCGTGGGCAAGACCGAGGAAGAACTGAAAGCCGCCGGCGTGCAGTACAAGACCGGCAAGTTCCCGTTCACCGCCAATGCGCGTGCCCGCGCCATGACGATGACGGATGGCTTCGTGAAGATCCTCGAGGATGCGGCGACGCAGAAGATCGTCGGCTGCCACATCATCGGCGCCGATGCCGGCCATATCATCCAGGAAATCGTGCAGGCGATCGAATTCGGCGCCTCGGCCGAGGATGTGTTCCGCACTGTGCATGCGCATCCGGCGCTCACCGAAGCAGTGAAGGAAGCCGCCCTCGCCGTGGAAGGCCGCCCGATCAATATTTGA
- a CDS encoding 2-hydroxyacid dehydrogenase, producing the protein MPTPKKRPLVVVTRKLPDQIETRMMELFETRLNVSDKPLTQAELIEAVKTADVLVPTLTDRIDGAVLAHAGPNFRLVANFGTGVDHIDLAGARQRGVTVTNTPGVLTEDTADMTMALILAGPRRLIEGAAVLRTGEWQGWSPTWMLGQRIWGKRLGIIGMGRIGQALARRAKAFGLSIHYHNRKRVHESIEQELEATYWESLDQMLARMDIISVNCPHTPATFHLLSARRLDLLQPQAYVVNTARGEVIDENALIRKLRKGEIAGAGLDVFEHEPAVNPKLLELKNVVLLPHMGSATLEGRVDMGEKVIINIKTFADGHAPPDRVIAGLL; encoded by the coding sequence ATGCCCACGCCCAAAAAGCGCCCGCTGGTGGTTGTCACCCGGAAGCTGCCGGACCAGATCGAAACCCGGATGATGGAGCTGTTCGAGACCCGCCTTAATGTCTCGGACAAACCGCTGACCCAGGCCGAACTGATTGAGGCGGTGAAGACCGCCGACGTGCTGGTGCCGACGCTGACCGACCGGATCGACGGCGCCGTGCTGGCCCATGCCGGCCCGAATTTCCGCCTGGTGGCCAATTTCGGTACCGGCGTCGACCATATCGACCTCGCCGGCGCCCGCCAGCGCGGCGTCACTGTGACCAACACGCCCGGCGTGCTGACCGAAGATACCGCCGACATGACCATGGCGCTGATCCTGGCCGGCCCGCGCCGCCTGATCGAAGGTGCCGCCGTGCTGCGCACCGGCGAATGGCAGGGCTGGTCGCCGACCTGGATGCTCGGTCAGCGCATCTGGGGCAAGCGGCTCGGCATCATCGGCATGGGCCGCATCGGCCAGGCGCTGGCCCGCCGCGCCAAGGCGTTCGGCCTGTCGATCCACTACCATAACCGCAAGCGCGTGCATGAGAGCATCGAGCAGGAACTGGAGGCGACCTACTGGGAAAGCCTGGACCAGATGCTGGCGCGCATGGACATCATCTCGGTGAACTGCCCGCATACGCCGGCCACCTTCCACCTGCTTTCCGCCCGCCGCCTCGACCTGCTGCAGCCGCAGGCCTATGTGGTCAACACCGCGCGCGGCGAGGTGATCGACGAGAACGCGCTGATCCGCAAGCTGCGCAAGGGCGAGATCGCCGGCGCCGGCCTCGACGTGTTCGAGCATGAGCCGGCGGTGAACCCGAAGCTGCTGGAGCTGAAGAACGTGGTGCTGCTGCCGCATATGGGCTCGGCCACGCTGGAAGGCCGCGTCGACATGGGCGAGAAGGTGATCATCAACATCAAGACCTTCGCCGACGGCCACGCCCCGCCGGATCGCGTTATCGCCGGCCTGCTGTAA
- a CDS encoding Hsp33 family molecular chaperone HslO, with amino-acid sequence MTLPPDDLSLPFQVEACDVRGRLVRVGHALDDALERHAYPEPVALLVAEAVTLAATMATALKFDGIFSLQAKGDGPVSLLVADYRINQADGETAGGLRGYASFDAEALAALALGPNSETRGNAPVPLLLGKGYLAFTIDPAGEDMERYQGIVDLSGATLAEAARAYFAQSEQLNACLMLGAARVLCADGVWRWRGGGLMAQQLPQKADGLSPEERHDAWERVKALTHTVKVQELCDPDLPAERLLYRLYHEDGVRVYEPAPLEARCTCNGDRLLGILRSFSPEELADITEAGQVAATCQFCSKTYQFAAEIVQNTP; translated from the coding sequence GTGACCTTGCCGCCCGACGATTTGTCCTTGCCGTTCCAGGTCGAGGCCTGCGATGTGCGCGGCCGCCTGGTACGGGTGGGCCATGCGCTCGACGATGCCCTGGAGCGCCATGCCTATCCGGAACCGGTGGCCCTGCTGGTCGCCGAAGCCGTGACTCTGGCCGCCACCATGGCGACCGCGCTGAAATTCGATGGCATCTTCAGCCTGCAGGCCAAGGGCGATGGCCCGGTCTCGCTGCTGGTTGCCGATTACCGCATCAATCAGGCTGACGGCGAAACGGCAGGCGGCCTGCGCGGCTATGCCAGTTTCGACGCCGAAGCCCTGGCCGCGCTTGCGCTGGGCCCCAATAGCGAGACGCGCGGCAATGCGCCGGTGCCGCTGCTGCTGGGCAAGGGCTATCTCGCCTTCACCATCGACCCGGCCGGCGAGGACATGGAACGCTACCAGGGTATCGTCGACCTTTCCGGCGCCACGCTGGCCGAGGCGGCACGCGCCTATTTCGCCCAGTCGGAACAGCTCAATGCCTGCCTCATGCTGGGCGCCGCCCGCGTGCTCTGCGCCGATGGCGTCTGGCGCTGGCGCGGCGGCGGCCTGATGGCCCAGCAATTACCCCAGAAGGCCGATGGCCTCAGCCCCGAGGAACGCCACGACGCCTGGGAACGGGTGAAGGCCCTGACCCATACCGTGAAGGTGCAGGAGCTTTGCGATCCCGACCTGCCGGCGGAACGGCTGCTTTACCGGCTGTATCACGAGGACGGGGTGCGGGTGTACGAGCCGGCACCGCTGGAGGCACGCTGCACCTGCAATGGCGACCGGCTGCTTGGCATCCTGCGCTCCTTCTCGCCCGAGGAACTGGCCGACATCACGGAAGCCGGCCAGGTCGCCGCAACGTGCCAATTTTGCTCCAAGACCTATCAATTCGCGGCCGAAATCGTCCAAAATACGCCCTAA
- the argF gene encoding ornithine carbamoyltransferase, which yields MSLRHFLDLKDLPAATLRAILDHAARMKAGRAGWPTGKVEQDMPGRDRVLAMIFEKPSTRTRLSFDAAIRQLGGSSMVLRADDLQLGRGETIADTARIFSRMVDAVMLRTSKHENLLELARNASIPVINGLTDDSHPCQIMADLLTFEEKLGPVKGHKIAWVGDGNNVAASWIHAAVKFGFRLDIACPPGLRPTDGLMHWAQAHAGAEGGSVHLSNDPAAAVADAACVVADTWVSMGQDEETNRRHAMLEPYRVDGALMAKAAPKAIFMHCLPAHRGEEVTPEVIDGPQSVVFDEAENRLHAQKAILAWCFNG from the coding sequence ATGAGTCTGCGGCATTTCCTGGACCTGAAGGATCTGCCCGCAGCGACGCTGCGGGCAATCCTGGACCATGCCGCGCGCATGAAGGCGGGCCGCGCCGGCTGGCCGACCGGCAAGGTCGAGCAGGATATGCCGGGCCGCGACCGCGTGCTGGCGATGATCTTCGAGAAGCCATCGACGCGCACGCGGCTGTCATTCGACGCCGCGATCCGCCAGCTTGGCGGCTCCAGCATGGTGCTGCGCGCCGACGACCTGCAATTGGGCCGGGGCGAGACCATCGCCGACACGGCACGGATATTCTCGCGCATGGTGGACGCGGTGATGCTGCGCACCAGCAAGCATGAGAACCTGCTGGAACTGGCGCGCAATGCCAGCATCCCGGTGATCAACGGCCTGACCGACGACAGCCACCCCTGCCAGATCATGGCCGACCTGCTGACCTTCGAGGAAAAGCTCGGGCCGGTGAAGGGCCACAAGATCGCCTGGGTCGGCGATGGCAACAACGTTGCCGCCTCGTGGATCCATGCCGCCGTGAAATTCGGCTTCCGCCTTGATATCGCCTGTCCGCCCGGCCTGCGCCCGACCGATGGCCTGATGCACTGGGCCCAGGCCCATGCCGGGGCCGAAGGCGGCTCGGTGCATTTGAGCAATGATCCGGCGGCGGCTGTCGCCGATGCCGCCTGTGTCGTCGCCGATACCTGGGTGTCGATGGGCCAGGATGAAGAGACCAATCGCCGCCATGCCATGCTGGAGCCCTACCGCGTCGATGGCGCGCTGATGGCCAAGGCGGCGCCCAAGGCGATCTTCATGCATTGCCTGCCGGCGCATCGCGGCGAGGAAGTGACGCCTGAGGTGATCGACGGCCCGCAATCGGTGGTGTTCGACGAAGCCGAGAACCGGCTGCATGCGCAAAAGGCCATCCTGGCCTGGTGCTTCAACGGCTGA
- a CDS encoding aspartate aminotransferase family protein, which yields MSEALMSTYARQNLAFERGEGSYLYTADGRRYLDFASGIAVTNLGHSHPHLVAKLQEQVGKLWHTSNLFQIPAQEELGRRLVAATFADQAFFCNSGAEACEGAVKIARKYFAAKGQPERWRVITFDGAFHGRTIAMLAAGNNKKYLDGFGHKADGFDHVPLNDLKALKAAIGPETAAVMVEPIQGEGGIREVPAETLRALRQICDEHDLLLIFDEVQTGMGRTGKLFAHEWSGVTPDIMAMAKGLGGGFPVAGILVSKRAGSGITPGTHGTTFGGNLLAMTAGNAVLDVMLAPGFLEQVQQRGLRLRQQLAMIADRHPSIIEEVRGQGLLLAVKTKVPNSDLLNELVAQEMVTVSAADNTVRLLPPLTVSDAEIGEAVRKLEIACTNLEARQAQAAKGAA from the coding sequence GTGAGCGAAGCATTGATGTCGACCTACGCGAGGCAGAACCTCGCGTTCGAGCGGGGCGAGGGTTCTTACCTCTACACCGCCGACGGTCGACGTTACCTCGACTTCGCCTCTGGCATCGCCGTCACCAACCTGGGCCACAGCCATCCGCATCTGGTGGCCAAGCTGCAGGAGCAGGTCGGCAAGCTGTGGCATACCTCCAACCTGTTCCAGATTCCGGCCCAGGAAGAACTGGGCCGGCGTCTGGTGGCGGCGACTTTCGCCGACCAGGCCTTCTTCTGCAATTCCGGCGCCGAGGCCTGCGAAGGCGCGGTGAAGATTGCGCGCAAGTATTTTGCCGCCAAGGGCCAGCCCGAGCGCTGGCGCGTCATCACGTTTGACGGCGCCTTCCATGGCCGCACCATCGCGATGCTCGCCGCCGGCAACAACAAGAAGTATCTCGACGGCTTCGGCCACAAGGCCGACGGCTTCGACCATGTGCCGCTGAACGACCTGAAGGCGCTGAAGGCTGCCATCGGACCGGAAACCGCTGCCGTGATGGTGGAGCCGATCCAGGGCGAAGGCGGCATCCGCGAGGTGCCCGCCGAGACGCTGCGCGCGCTGCGCCAGATCTGCGATGAGCATGACCTGCTGCTGATCTTCGACGAGGTGCAGACCGGCATGGGCCGCACCGGCAAGCTGTTCGCCCATGAATGGAGCGGCGTGACGCCGGACATCATGGCGATGGCCAAGGGCCTGGGCGGCGGCTTCCCCGTCGCCGGCATCCTGGTAAGCAAGCGCGCCGGCTCAGGCATCACGCCCGGCACCCATGGCACCACCTTTGGCGGCAACCTGCTGGCGATGACGGCGGGCAATGCCGTGCTGGACGTGATGCTGGCGCCGGGCTTCCTGGAGCAGGTGCAGCAGCGCGGCCTGCGGCTGCGCCAGCAGCTCGCCATGATCGCTGATCGCCATCCCTCGATCATCGAGGAAGTGCGTGGCCAGGGCCTGCTGCTGGCGGTCAAGACCAAAGTGCCGAACAGCGACCTGCTCAACGAGCTGGTGGCGCAGGAGATGGTCACCGTTTCGGCGGCCGACAACACCGTGCGTCTGCTGCCGCCGCTGACCGTCAGCGATGCCGAAATCGGCGAAGCGGTGCGCAAGCTGGAAATCGCCTGCACCAACCTGGAAGCTCGCCAGGCCCAGGCTGCCAAAGGGGCAGCATGA
- a CDS encoding ABC transporter permease, whose translation MTPSSDLPAAAPINGPRTYGAVNWTGLWTLYLKEVQRFLKVITQTVLAPVVTTLLFFAVFALALGGAVRHIGALPFIDFLAPGLIMMATTQNAFANTSSSLMISKIQGNIVDVLMPPLSAGELLTAYVLAGVTRGAVVATAVFIAMQPFLATPVQAWWAVIYYVVTGSLIMSLTGILAGLWSQKFDHLAAVTNFVVTPLAFLSGTFYSVQQLPAFWYAAAHANPFFFMIDGFRYGMTGHTDGDIALGATALAVVAAALWGFCLLLFRRGYRLRP comes from the coding sequence ATGACCCCTTCCAGCGACCTGCCCGCCGCCGCCCCGATCAACGGTCCGCGCACCTATGGCGCCGTCAACTGGACCGGCCTGTGGACGCTCTATCTCAAGGAAGTGCAGCGCTTCCTGAAAGTGATCACGCAGACCGTGCTGGCGCCGGTGGTGACCACCTTGCTGTTCTTCGCCGTGTTCGCGCTGGCGCTGGGTGGCGCCGTACGTCATATCGGCGCCCTGCCCTTCATCGACTTCCTGGCGCCCGGCCTGATCATGATGGCCACCACCCAGAATGCCTTCGCCAACACCTCGTCATCGCTGATGATCTCGAAAATCCAGGGCAATATCGTGGACGTGCTGATGCCGCCGCTGTCGGCCGGCGAATTGCTCACCGCCTATGTGCTTGCCGGCGTGACCCGCGGCGCAGTGGTGGCCACGGCCGTCTTCATCGCCATGCAGCCTTTCCTCGCGACGCCGGTGCAGGCCTGGTGGGCGGTGATCTATTACGTCGTCACCGGCTCGCTGATCATGAGCCTGACCGGCATCCTGGCCGGTTTGTGGAGCCAGAAATTCGACCACCTCGCCGCCGTGACCAATTTCGTGGTGACGCCGCTGGCCTTCCTGTCGGGCACCTTCTATTCGGTGCAGCAACTGCCGGCCTTCTGGTATGCCGCCGCCCATGCCAACCCGTTCTTTTTCATGATCGACGGCTTCCGCTATGGCATGACCGGCCACACCGATGGCGATATCGCGCTCGGCGCCACCGCCCTGGCCGTGGTAGCAGCCGCGCTCTGGGGCTTCTGCCTGCTGCTGTTTCGCCGAGGCTACCGCCTAAGGCCCTGA
- the meaB gene encoding methylmalonyl Co-A mutase-associated GTPase MeaB, translating into MQNAAAPADAAPAWLPGLLAGERAALARAITAVENETPEARPVLRAIRDRLGRALVVGFTGAPGAGKSTLVNAYVAELRQRGLTVGVVAVDPSSPLTGGAILGDRIRMSQHAADPGVFIRSLASRGHLGGLSRTAARVIDVFDASGRDVVVVETVGTGQSEVEIAEIADVRVVVNAPGLGDDIQAIKAGILEIADVLVVNKSDLPFAERSARQLAAMAAQRDGRPVPVLRTSATRNEGVPELADAIAGLGRRKKPDPKARLRRLLTGLAQDWFRRRLDTLPPARLDALALDLLDGSADTDTVLKSLLQHLSRESE; encoded by the coding sequence ATGCAAAACGCCGCCGCCCCCGCTGATGCAGCGCCTGCCTGGCTGCCGGGCCTGCTGGCCGGCGAACGTGCCGCGCTGGCCCGCGCGATTACCGCCGTCGAGAATGAAACGCCTGAGGCCCGCCCAGTGCTGCGTGCCATCCGCGACCGGCTGGGCCGTGCCCTGGTGGTGGGTTTCACCGGCGCGCCGGGTGCCGGCAAGAGCACGCTGGTCAACGCCTATGTGGCGGAACTGCGCCAGCGCGGCCTCACCGTCGGCGTGGTGGCGGTGGATCCCTCCAGCCCGCTCACTGGCGGCGCCATCCTGGGCGACCGCATCCGCATGAGCCAGCATGCCGCCGATCCTGGCGTGTTCATCCGCAGCCTCGCCAGCCGGGGCCATCTCGGCGGCCTGTCGCGCACGGCGGCACGGGTGATCGACGTGTTCGATGCCTCGGGCCGCGACGTGGTGGTGGTGGAAACCGTCGGCACCGGCCAGTCGGAAGTGGAAATCGCCGAGATCGCCGATGTGCGCGTGGTGGTCAACGCGCCGGGCCTCGGCGACGACATCCAGGCGATCAAGGCCGGCATCCTGGAAATCGCCGATGTGCTGGTGGTGAACAAATCCGACCTGCCTTTCGCCGAACGCTCGGCGCGGCAGCTTGCTGCAATGGCCGCTCAGCGTGATGGCCGCCCGGTGCCGGTGCTGCGCACCTCGGCGACGCGCAATGAAGGCGTGCCGGAATTGGCCGATGCCATCGCCGGCCTCGGGCGGCGCAAAAAACCCGATCCGAAGGCGCGGCTGCGCCGCCTGCTCACCGGCCTGGCGCAGGACTGGTTCCGCCGCCGCCTCGACACCCTGCCGCCGGCCAGGCTCGATGCCCTGGCGCTCGACCTGCTCGATGGCAGCGCCGATACCGATACCGTTCTCAAATCCCTCCTCCAACATCTGTCACGGGAGTCCGAGTAG